One stretch of Toxoplasma gondii ME49 chromosome XI, whole genome shotgun sequence DNA includes these proteins:
- a CDS encoding cell-cycle-associated protein kinase PRP4, putative (encoded by transcript TGME49_313180~Gene product name based on ToxoDB Community Expert Annotation. Predicted member of protein kinase subfamily CMGC;DYRK;PRP4, (PMID:22047078).) — MVDRMDSSSSSRKRRREEEQVTSSHRSRHSARDADWQSARDPGGSSRLVRDSVSPERRSRYRSPERRSSHTSAQKDSRVSSHRDHGERRSVDRSPERHRGYSKRDKTRPSSSSSSASVRSRKEEGRREREDRERERRDGRERERRDDRERERREDRERERRADRGRERERRENRERERRYERGREKERRDDKGRERRDGQRREREVREREESDDDLADVEIFDEEEEDRFLEERRRQRELLLAKYAAQTGDDDGSAKREEKAEGETSSRNCETEKLEERNSPLRMRSESPNGERRDGRETRGKEKREKRNGDRRESVSDDSSKKIKAEETGKDGERGGEREGKCDRESRKCEEGKHAETHAANGENRFDDESANIQEALFHHDGDSLVSVEMSSPSVSDFEESSPSEVCSVRRASPTNGKSDEQKETAGEETGFGKETDFAETGEKKPASASAGASVPASALTALGGLDMEALQKRLREEKQKLRRFVIQMKESAEDEESGTSSEEKNDDVDMFSTATKSSQGASKRSRKKRATVSVSATAGPAENWNDSEGYYQATVGELLDDGRYRVECEAIGKGVFSNVLKCYDLQEKRFVAIKCIRHNDMMKKAAEKETSILRLLNSTDKDDKRHIVRLLRHFEYRGHFCLVFEWLWGNLRTALKKYGGGKGLNAPAIHAYSKQLFVALKHLSRCRIIHADLKPDNILLNEKFSSLKVCDLGSASDVSDNEITAYLVSRFYRAPEIILGCRYDLQIDVWSAAATIYELATGQVLFPGRTNNDMLKCIMEVKGKIPTKMIKAGQLSSHHFDENLDFIYRDRDAFFKKEVTRVLHDLRPTRNLTENLIEKQHWLKGNSPKINFLRRKMRQLGDLLEKCLALDPQKRLTPDEALQHPFLKESIHFGAEHTQSRAHAVSASSPVPVLKSTTGSGSGPA, encoded by the exons ATGGTCGACAGGATGGACTCTTCCTCGTCCAGCAGGAAAAGAcgtcgcgaggaagaacaagtcACATCGTCTCATCGCTCCCGCCACTCTGCAAGAGACGCTGACT gGCAAAGTGCGAGAGATCCAGGGGGGTCATCTCGGCTTGTCAGGgactctgtttctcctgaGCGACGTTCTCGCTATCGGTCGCCAGAGCGACGCTCTTCTCACACTTCGGCGCAGAAAGActcccgcgtctcttctcaTCGGGACCATGGCGAGCGCAGAAGTGTTGACCGCTCTCCCGAGAGACACCGGGGCTACTCAAAGCGAGACAAGACccgtccttcctcttcgtcttcttctgcttctgtccggtccaggaaggaggaaggacggagagagagagaagacagagagagagagagaagagacggcagagagagagagagaagagacgacagagagagagagagacgagaagacagagagagagagagaagagctgacagaggcagagagagagagagaagagaaaatcgagagagagagagaagatatgaacgaggcagagagaaagagagaagagacgacaaaggcagagagagaagagatggacagcggagagagcgcgaggtgagagagcgcgaggaaTCTGATGATGATCTCGCAGACGTGGAGATTtttgacgaagaagaagaagaccgtTTTCTAgaggagcgaaggagacagcgagagttGCTACTGGCCAAGTACGCAGCACAGAcgggagacgacgacggttctgcgaagagagaggagaaggcagaaggggagacaTCGTCGAGGAActgcgagacggagaaactcgaggagaggaacagtCCGTTGCGTATGCGTTCGGAGTCGCCGAACGGAGAGCGCAGAGATGGTcgcgaaacgcgaggaaaggaaaagcgtGAGAAGCGCAACGGGGACCGTCGCGAGTCCGTGAGCGATGATTCGTCAAAGAAGATCAAAGCCGAGGAGACCGGAAAGGACggcgagaggggaggagagagagaaggcaagtgTGACAGAGAGTCGCGCAAatgtgaagaaggaaaacacgCAGAAACGCACGCCGCCAACGGAGAAAACCGCTTTGATGACGAG TCGGCGAACATTCAGGAGGCTCTGTTTCACCACGACGGGGACAGCTTGGTGTCTGTAGAGAtgtcttcgccgtctgtgTCGGACTTCGAGGAGAGCAGTCCGTCTGAAGTCTGCTCTGTGCGGCGCGCGTCGCCGACCAACGGGAAGAGCGAcgaacagaaggagacagctggcgAGGAGACCGGCTtcgggaaggagacagattttgcggagacaggggagaagaagccggcgAGCGCGTCTGCGGGGGCGTCTGTGCCAGCGTCTGCGTTGACGGCGCTGGGGGGTTTGGACATGGAGGCTCTGCAGAAGCGGttgcgagaggagaagcagaagctgcGCCGCTTTGTGATTCAGATGAAGGAGAGCGCAGAGGATGAAGAAAGTGGAACTTCTtccgaggagaagaacgacgacgTGGACATGTTTtcgacggcgacgaagagctCGCAGGGCGCGAGCAAGcggtcgaggaagaagcgagcaaCAGTGAGTGTCTCCGCGACAGCGGGACCGGCGGAGAACTGGAACGACTCGGAGGGATACTACCAGGCGACTGTGGGTGAGCTGCTCGACGACGGACGGTACCGGGTGGAGTGTGAGGCGATAGGAAAGGGCGTTTTCTCGAACGTCTTAAAGTGCTACGACCTCCAGGAGAAGCGGTTCGTCGCCATCAAGTGCATTCGGCACAACGACATGATGAAGAAGGctgcggagaaggaaacgagcaTTCTCCGACTCCTCAACTCGACAGACAAAGACGACAAGCGGCACATCGTGCGCCTCCTCAGACATTTCGAGTACCGCGGacatttctgtctcgtctttgaGTGGCTCTGGGGGAATCTCCGCACAGCGCTGAAGAAGTACGGAGGAGGGAAAGGCCTGAACGCCCCCGCGATCCACGCGTACAGCAAGCAGCTGTTTGTGGCGCTCAAACACCTCAGTCGCTGCCGCATCATCCACGCGGACTTGAAGCCCGATAACATCCTCTTGAACGAGAAATTTAGCAGCCTCAAGGTCTGCGACTTGGGCAGTGCGAGCGACGTCTCCGACAACGAAATCACCGCGTACCTCGTCAGCAGGTTCTACCGCGCACCGGAAATCATTCTCGGCTGTAGATACGACCTGCAAATCGATGTGTGGAGCGCCGCAGCCACCATCTACGAACTCGCCACTGGACAGGTGCTCTTCCCG GGAAGAACGAACAACGACATGTTGAAGTGCATCATGGAGGTGAAGGGGAAGATTCCAACGAAAATGATAAAGGCGGGCCAGCTGTCCAGTCACCACTTCGATGAAAATCTCGATTTCATTtaccgagacagagacgcgttcTTCAAGAAAGAAGTGACTCGCGTACTTCACGACCTCCGACCCACTCGCAACTTGACTGAGAACCTCATCGAAAAACAGCATTGGCTCAAAG GGAACTCGCCGAAGATCAACTTCTTGCGGCGAAAGATGCGGCAACTTGGGGATTTGCTGGAAAAATGTTTGGCGCTCGACCCGCAGAAGCGCCTAACCCCCGACGAGGCTTTGCAGCACCCGTTTCTGAAAGAAAGCATTCACTTCGGAGCAGAACATACTCAGAgtcgcgcgcatgcagtttcagCCAGTTCGCCGGTGCCCGTTCTGAAGAGCACCACTGGAAGCGGCTCGGGACCAGCTTAA